The Shewanella mangrovisoli genome has a window encoding:
- a CDS encoding alpha/beta hydrolase family protein: protein MLRLTLIGIWTMLCLIFIPNTLAQDYQKPSPALQQTISHNADLTTQLSNDHQWLALLSPIAAPSIATLAQPEQKLAGLRIAAEQYLPSRITQRYHQLRLINIQDNRQRLISLPGGHDITEPQFSPDSRYLSYVSLTPEGGYLYVYDIAQDRHKRLTDNRLNGTISLDYQWANNSSLLARFVIALNANASMAPTVYAPKTKETSGKQSPQRTYQDLLKTSADKQRFSQLTTSQLALVDIDGKLTNIAAPGIFEDFSLSPDGQYILTSQLTTPFSTQVKYYDFPTLTEIYNLDGQRITQLYQSQSGESKPQGRDSVLPGPRMFHWVQGRGATLAFTEALDQGDSQQEAPLRDSLWQLDAPFTQKAKLIAKTPWRIIDIDWAEKNIALVSQRNSKAQLLRLSRLDTHLGESPLYTLNERNLRDKYQELGKFPREYTQGKGQVIRVQQAQTAGVIHYGQGASPQGDKPFLKRTSLATGESSLLWQSATKQLESVRYVLNLEPLQLIINRESPTEAPSLVLIDGAKERVLYQQADELSAYRGMQKQLITYKRADGVPLSGTLYLPANYTKEQGTLPVLMWAYPREFNDPDVAGQISFSANQYPSISPRGPIPLVAEGFAVFDKVSMPIIAQGDKEPNDSFREQLVANAQAAVNTLVDLGIADRKQIAVGGHSYGAFMVANLLAHTDLFYAGIARSGAYNRSLTPFGFQNEERYYWQANDIYQQMSPFNYADNIKSPLLLVHGEMDQNSGTFPLQSERLFDAIQGLGGKARLVILPFEGHGYAAKESLEHLLWEQSQFLKANLPIH, encoded by the coding sequence ATGCTTCGCTTAACCTTGATCGGCATCTGGACTATGCTATGCCTGATTTTTATCCCCAACACCTTAGCGCAGGACTACCAGAAACCTTCCCCCGCACTGCAACAAACCATTTCGCATAACGCGGATCTCACGACTCAACTATCAAACGATCATCAGTGGCTGGCATTACTCAGCCCAATTGCGGCGCCGAGCATTGCCACACTGGCCCAGCCAGAGCAGAAGTTGGCAGGATTACGTATCGCCGCCGAGCAATATTTACCGAGCCGTATAACCCAGCGCTACCACCAACTCAGGCTGATTAATATTCAGGATAATCGGCAACGGCTGATAAGCTTGCCCGGTGGCCACGATATCACCGAGCCGCAATTTTCCCCCGACAGTCGCTATTTGTCCTATGTCAGCCTAACACCAGAGGGGGGTTACTTATATGTTTACGACATCGCTCAAGACCGCCACAAGCGCCTAACAGACAACCGATTAAATGGCACGATTAGCCTTGATTATCAATGGGCTAACAATAGCAGCCTGCTTGCTCGCTTTGTAATCGCCTTAAATGCCAACGCAAGCATGGCTCCTACCGTTTACGCACCGAAAACCAAAGAAACCTCGGGCAAACAAAGCCCGCAGCGCACCTATCAAGACTTATTGAAAACCAGCGCTGACAAACAACGCTTTAGCCAACTGACGACCAGTCAACTGGCCCTTGTGGATATAGATGGCAAGCTGACAAATATTGCCGCGCCGGGCATTTTTGAGGATTTTTCGCTGTCGCCAGATGGTCAATATATCTTAACCAGTCAGCTCACCACGCCCTTCTCTACCCAAGTAAAGTATTATGATTTTCCAACCTTAACAGAGATTTATAATCTTGATGGTCAACGCATTACGCAACTGTACCAAAGCCAGAGTGGAGAATCTAAGCCCCAAGGAAGAGACTCTGTTTTACCCGGCCCTCGCATGTTCCATTGGGTTCAAGGGCGAGGCGCAACCTTAGCCTTTACCGAGGCTTTAGATCAGGGCGATAGCCAGCAAGAGGCGCCGCTACGGGATAGCCTATGGCAACTCGATGCCCCCTTTACTCAAAAGGCCAAACTCATCGCCAAAACCCCTTGGCGGATCATCGATATCGACTGGGCGGAAAAAAACATCGCCTTAGTGAGCCAGCGCAATAGCAAAGCACAGTTACTGCGACTGAGTCGCCTAGACACCCACCTTGGGGAAAGTCCGTTGTATACCTTGAACGAACGTAATCTGCGCGATAAATATCAAGAGCTTGGAAAATTCCCCAGAGAATATACCCAAGGCAAAGGGCAAGTGATCCGCGTGCAGCAGGCACAAACAGCAGGGGTTATTCACTACGGCCAAGGGGCATCGCCTCAGGGAGATAAGCCATTTTTAAAACGCACCTCACTCGCTACCGGGGAATCCTCACTGTTATGGCAATCTGCAACCAAGCAATTAGAATCGGTGCGCTATGTGCTCAATCTTGAGCCCTTACAACTGATTATCAACCGTGAAAGCCCGACTGAAGCCCCAAGCCTCGTCTTAATCGATGGCGCCAAAGAACGTGTGCTCTACCAACAGGCCGATGAATTGAGTGCGTATCGGGGGATGCAGAAGCAGCTGATCACCTACAAAAGAGCCGATGGCGTGCCCCTCTCAGGCACTCTCTACTTACCCGCCAATTACACCAAGGAGCAAGGCACCTTACCCGTGTTGATGTGGGCTTATCCGCGGGAATTTAACGATCCCGATGTCGCGGGCCAAATCAGCTTTAGCGCCAACCAATATCCCAGCATCAGTCCAAGGGGCCCAATTCCTTTAGTCGCCGAAGGCTTTGCGGTATTTGATAAAGTCTCTATGCCCATCATCGCTCAAGGGGATAAAGAGCCCAATGACAGCTTTCGCGAACAACTCGTCGCCAACGCGCAGGCGGCTGTCAATACCTTGGTCGATTTAGGCATTGCCGATCGCAAACAAATCGCCGTGGGTGGACACTCCTACGGGGCCTTTATGGTGGCGAACTTGCTCGCCCATACGGATTTATTCTATGCAGGCATTGCCCGTAGCGGTGCCTATAATCGCAGTCTAACGCCTTTTGGCTTTCAAAATGAGGAGCGTTACTACTGGCAAGCCAATGATATTTATCAACAAATGTCACCATTTAATTATGCCGATAACATCAAATCGCCCTTGCTATTAGTTCACGGAGAGATGGATCAAAATTCAGGCACTTTCCCGCTGCAATCGGAGCGACTATTTGATGCCATTCAAGGCCTTGGCGGTAAAGCAAGATTAGTTATCCTGCCCTTTGAAGGACACGGTTATGCGGCTAAGGAATCCTTAGAACACTTGCTCTGGGAACAAAGCCAGTTCTTAAAGGCAAATCTGCCTATCCACTAA